CAACGGCAATATCATTTTCATTGAAGTTGCAACCGGGCTCAATCGGGAAAAAATTTCACTGCTGAAATACCGGATTACCGAAATGATACAGGCGAACCGCATCACTACGCCGAAAATCGTTTTGATGATGACCGATTTGTCGCTCAGTTTCGTAGACGGTGCCAATCTTGAAATGCTGCTCGACAGTATCATCGCCGATCAGCACATAGCGAAAAAAGACATAAAAGTACTTGCGCTCGATTCGTTTACCAGGGAATTGATCGCGGGGCACAAAGAATACGACAGTATCCAAGTGTCCACCAACCTTTCCGCCATATTGAATTCGCTCGTAGACAATTCCGAAACGCACGACATTTCGGAACTGATTTCCGATAAAATCCTATCCGCAACGGAAGAAGCGCCGGCTTCCATCGAAATGCGGTTTTACTCCGAAACGGGAACCGGCGACGCACAGGCGGAACATAATACGAAAAAACAGATCGCCATTGCCGACGACGACACCGTACTGCTCGCCCTTTTGAAAAAGACTTTTTCCGCAATCAACGCCGACGTTTCCGCGTTTTCATCGGGCACGGAACTGCTGGCTTCAATCAATAAAACGGTGTACGATCTCGTAATCCTCGACATCATGATGCCGGGACTTTCCGGCTTCAATATTTTAAAAATACTCCAGCAAAAACAATATCCGGCACCGGTCGTCATTTATTCCGGCGTCATGCAGCGCGAATCGATCATTCAGGCACTCAGCTTGGGCGCAAAAGCATATCTGCTGAAGCCGCTCGCTCCCGATGCCATACTGCAGAAAGCGCTGGAAATAATGAACGCCGCCGTCTAATTTATAAGGAAACACGTCATGCAGCCGGTTCAGAGCAGTTTTCTCGCCTCGACACTTCACGAAATTCGGACACCGATACAGACGATATTGGGAACGGCGGAACTGCTGCAGGAAACGCAGCTCGATCCGGAACAGCAGGAATACGTGCGGCAGATAGCGTTCAGCGCGGACGTCCTGTACACGCTGGCAAACGAAATTCTCGATTTTGAAAAGATACGCACGGGAAGTATGCAAATCGAATACATTCCCTGCGCCGTCGGAACGCTTACCGAACAAATCGTCGATTTACTCTGTATTGAAGCGCACAATAAAGGGCTCGAACTGGTCACGGATATCGCCGACTCCGTGCCGGAAACGATAATCGGAGATCCCGTCCGCATTCAGCAGATATTGCTGAATCTGGTAAAAAACGCGGTCAAGTTCACGCAGTCCGGATACGTCGCGGTCAAAGTATCCGCCCGGAAGGGCGCGGACGGCGCCGGTACGCTGAGTTTTCAAGTTATCGATTCGGGGATCGGCGTTTCGGACAGTGCAAAAAAATTGATTTTCAAGGAATTCGTGCAGGCGGATGCTTCAACGACGCGCAAATACGGCGGAACGGGTCTGGGACTCGCGATATCGACGCGGCTCGCCGCACTCATGAACGGAAAGATAACCGTTACGGACAACGAGGACGGCGGCGCCGTGTTTACGTTTACCCTGCCGTACGAACGACCGGCGGACGCTCATCAGGCGGATGTTCATCCGGCGGCGGAAAATCCGGCGGACGTGCAAAAAAACGACCGCTCCGAAACACGCATCGTGCCCGACGGATTCAGAATACTGCTGGTAGACGACAGCCGCATCGCGCTTGAAAGTATGCGGAATAAAATCCGCCGGTTCGGCGGTACGGACGTGGAAACGGCCGCTTCGGGAGAAGAAGCGCTGCAAAAACTACGGGCAGCGCATCAGGCGGGGAAAGATTTTGCCGTCGCGTTCATAGACATGATAATGCCCGTTATGGACGGCTGGCGGTTATCGGCGGACATCAATTCGGATATCACGATAAACGGCACCAAACTGTTTCTCATGATTCCCGAAGGCGCTATGGGCAGAGACGCCAAAATGAAACTGCTCGACTGGTTCAACGGATATTTGTACAAACCGGTTAAAATGCAGATGCTCGAAGCGCTGCTGAAAGACGCCGTCGCGGATCCGCTTGAATTGCCGCCGGCGGATATTCCGGAAAAACCGCCGGTTTCTGTTGAAGAGCTGCCCGTTGCTGTTGAAGAGCTGCCCGTTGCTGCCGAAGAACCGCGGAACGCTCCGGCTCCGCAAAAAACCGAACCGTCCGTCGGCTGTTCGGTATTGGCGGTCGAAGACCATCCGGTGAACCGGAAAATCATCACGACGTTTCTGAGCGGATTCGGCGCCGTCGTATACACGGCGGAAAACGGCCGGGAAGCGATCCGCGTCGTACGGGAACACCCCGACATAAGCATCGTGTTTATGGATATTCAGATGCCGGTCATGAACGGACTAGACGCCGCAGTTGCACTCAGAAAACAAGGATACCCCGGGATCATCATCGCCTGTACGGCAAACTCGGATCCCGCGGATTTTCGGGAATACGGCCGCAGCGGGATGGACGATACGCTGGTAAAACCGTTCAAAAAGCAGACGCTGAAAGCGATGCTCGACAAATGGACCGGAGCAGCCGCGCAAACCGCTGCACTTCAAACCGCAGCGCCGTCTGCGAACGCCGTCCGTACGCAGCGGAAACAGCCGCTCTGGGATAAAACGGAACTGCTGAAATCGTTCGGCAATGACGAACCGTTCATAGCGGATCTCATAAGAGAATACATGAAACAAACCGATTCGCTGCTGACTTTACTGCGCGCAGGCGGTACGCCGGGCGACGCGGACAGTTCCCGCCGGGCGGCGCACACGCTCAAAGGCAGCTCTGCGGCGATATACGCGCGGCCGCTCGCACAGAGCGCGGAACGGCTGGAGCAGGCGTATAAAGACGGAAATGCCGCGAACGCCGACGCGCTGTTAGCCGAATTCGGCAGTCTGTACGCAGCGTTTGCCGAAGAATTCCGCTCAAAAGGAAAAATATCGTGAAAACGAATTATCACACGCACACGACGTTCTGCGACGGAAACGATACGCCCGAAGCGATGCTGCAAGCCGCGCTGCAAAAGGGATTCGACGTGTTCGGCTTTTCCGGGCACAGCATGTATCCGTTCGCCGCCGAATGGCACATCGCTCCGCGAAATTTCGATACGTATAAAGAAGAAATACGGCGGCTCAAAGCCGCGTACGGCGCACGTATCGGCGTTTTGTACGGATTTGAGGCTGACTACCTGCCGCCGCTTTCAAAGCCGCACAGGGCGCTCTACGACGCGCTGCAGCCCGATTTTCTGATAGGTTCCGTTCATTACATTACGGAGAATCCCGACGCCCAGCCGGCGGCGTGCAGGTGGTTCACCGCGGACGGTCCGGTAAAAGAAGTCGCGGACGGGATCCAGGACGTTTTCGGCGGAGACGGAAAAAAAGCGGTGCAAACGTATTTTTCACTGCAGCGGGACATGATGCGGAACGGCGAATTCGATATCGCCGGTCATATCGACGTTATCAGAAAACGGAACGGAACGCTTCGCTTTTTCGACGAAACGGAACCGTGGTACAAACGGGAACTTGCGGCAACTGCGGAAATCGCGGCGAAAACCGGCGTGATCGTCGAAATCAATACCGGCGGAATCGCCCGCAAGGCGATCGACGACTGTTATCCGTCGGCAGCTTTTTTGGCACAATTGCGCCGGTATGACGTTCCCGTAACGGTCTGCTCGGACGCCCACGCGGCGCGAGACGTCGACTGTGCGTTCGATCTTGCACGGCGGAAAGCTCTGGACGCGGGATACCGGGAAACGGCGTATCTGCTGCCGGCAGAAGGCGGCGTGCCACGACGCTGTACGGCGGAACTGTAATAGCCGCCGCACCGGCCGATATTTCCGGCCGGACGTTCAAAACACTCAGCGATTGCGGCGTTCGTCCGCAGCCTTGCAGTCGATGCACAGCATGGCGAACGGAATGGCCCGAAGCCGCGCTTCGGGAATCGGTTTGCCGCATTTCATGCACAGACCGTATTTCCCCAGTTCGATGCGGCTCAAAGCCGCGTTGATCGCGTTCAAACGGTTCGTATCTTTAGTGCCGAGCGCTTCGAGCATCTTTCGGTCGACGACGTCGGAAGCTTCGTCTATACAATCGCGCGCTTCGCCGCCTTCAACGAGCTGTCTGAAATCAGCGTTATTTTCCAGCAGTGAATCTATAATTTCTTTTTTCTGCTCAAGCAATTTTTCTTTCATTTCCGATACAAATTCTTTTTCCATTATCCAACTCCCATGTTGACAACTAATTGATTTACTCATAAAATTATACGAATGAAAAGCGAAAAAGACAACTTTTTTTTTCGTTTTTTTACATTTTTTGGAGGAATTGTGGCTAAAGAGGAAGCAATTGAAGTCGAAGGTATCGTCAGGGAAGCATTGCCGAATACGATGTTCCGAGTTGAGCTTCAAAACAAACACGTGATTCTGGCTCACTTGTCAGGAAAAATGCGCAAACACTACATCAGAATAGTTCCCGGAGACAGCGTCAAAGTAGCGTTGTCTCCGTATGATTTGAACCGGGGACGAATTATCTTCCGGGAACGGTAAATCGACCGGTACGCTTGATCTTTACTGCCGCGGTTTCGGCTTCAGAATATATAAGATCGAGCGTACGGCTCCCGTAATCCCGTTCGCAATCGCCGCTATGGACAATATGGGGCCGAACGGGAAAATAAACCACGAATATCTGAAAAAGAATACTCCCAATAAAAAGATACACGCATATTTGATGAACGAAGCGAACGCAGCGGATTTCGTCGGTTTATAGTCTTCCGCAGAATCGTTCGTCCAGGTATAGGTATAGCGGCGACCGGAATCGGTATTGCCGTAAGATCCGCCGCCGTATCCGCCGAACATATCCCAAAACGGATCGCCGGTCTGTCCGGCAGAACCGTACGGACGGTTCTGCGTTTGGGAAGCATACGGATTCTGTCCGGCGGCTCCGTAACGGTCGTATTGCGCACGTTTTGAAGGATCGCCGAGCACGTCGTACGCCGCGTTTATATTCTTGAATTTTTCTTCAGCAAGAGCATCGCCGGGGTTTCTGTCCGGATGATATTTAAAAGCCGCGTCACGGTATGCTTTTTTTAATTCGTCAGCAGTTGCCGTTTTGGGCACGCCCAGAACGGCATACAAATCGTCCATCTGCAACCTCACAGTATACTTTTAAAATAACTAATAACGCCTATCGTTACAAGCGTTTTTTTCATTTTTTTCGGATTATTACCCAGGTGGCACCGGTACCGCCCAGTTTTTTGTCCGGATGTCCGGAAATACCGAGCCGCTTGTCGCATTCGATAAAAGAACGAACCATCGCACTCAGCACGGAATCCCCGGCTTTATCGGAACTGTGATTACCTTTGCCGTGTACGATGAGCACTTTCCGGAGCCCGCGGTGCGCGCAGTCGCCGATAAAACTGTCGAGCCGCGCCCAGGCTTCGTCGCGGGTAAGTCCGTGCAAGTCCACTTTTGCTTCCGGCGGCAGCGATTTCAGATATTCCCGATTCTGCGCACGCTCCCGCTCGAGGGACGCCGCAGCCGCGGCATCCTTGTCAACGACGCCGTAACGCCGCAGCCACAGATCCATCGGGTTTACGCGGGGTTGTTCACCGGCGTACCGATCGCCGCCGCTGCCGCACGGGCTGCCATTTCCGCACGAGTTGCCGCCGCTCTGTGTGATTCCGCCGCCGCGCGTTTTGTCTCCGCGCGTGCCGTCCGAAGCCGATACCGATGCAGAACCGACCGCGGCGGTTTTGTTCCGGTCGGATGCGTTTGCAAGCCGTTTGCGCGGCACGTTATCATCGTTTTTCCGCGCGCCGCGGGCGTTCCGCCTGCACTGTTCGTCCCATTGTGCAAGAATATCTTCAAAATCCATCATTCACCTTCCGCGGCGGCGCCCTTCGACGTATGCCGTCCGCCGATCCGGAACACGTGCGTTTCCGGTACCCAGCCGCCGTTCGTATCGGTTTGAATATACAGCCATTTGCCCGCTTCCGACAAAATTTCCACTCGCGATCCGGCAGCGAACGCATACGCACCCGAAACCGAATTTTCGGGAACTGCGCGCACCAAACCGCCGGCAAAAACACCGGTATCGGCCCACAGCCGGGACGCGTAAATACCGCCGCACGTCAGCAGCAGCGCGCAAAGCGCCGCACCGCAGGCACAGACGGCTTTCTTCCCGAACAGCGCGAACACGACGCTTCC
This sequence is a window from Treponema brennaborense DSM 12168. Protein-coding genes within it:
- a CDS encoding response regulator, translated to MKQVLIVDAPPLFRGYLKDKLAAEKVSVEFVQGRRDAFTKMLSVLPDLIIIDAAEDIAETIEFMEKKAADPNAGHIPTIISGPEIERSFIADFAKLGVIKYFNKPIKFDIFFEAIGRVLKIAFSIDTTPCILETHLNGNIIFIEVATGLNREKISLLKYRITEMIQANRITTPKIVLMMTDLSLSFVDGANLEMLLDSIIADQHIAKKDIKVLALDSFTRELIAGHKEYDSIQVSTNLSAILNSLVDNSETHDISELISDKILSATEEAPASIEMRFYSETGTGDAQAEHNTKKQIAIADDDTVLLALLKKTFSAINADVSAFSSGTELLASINKTVYDLVILDIMMPGLSGFNILKILQQKQYPAPVVIYSGVMQRESIIQALSLGAKAYLLKPLAPDAILQKALEIMNAAV
- a CDS encoding hybrid sensor histidine kinase/response regulator — encoded protein: MQPVQSSFLASTLHEIRTPIQTILGTAELLQETQLDPEQQEYVRQIAFSADVLYTLANEILDFEKIRTGSMQIEYIPCAVGTLTEQIVDLLCIEAHNKGLELVTDIADSVPETIIGDPVRIQQILLNLVKNAVKFTQSGYVAVKVSARKGADGAGTLSFQVIDSGIGVSDSAKKLIFKEFVQADASTTRKYGGTGLGLAISTRLAALMNGKITVTDNEDGGAVFTFTLPYERPADAHQADVHPAAENPADVQKNDRSETRIVPDGFRILLVDDSRIALESMRNKIRRFGGTDVETAASGEEALQKLRAAHQAGKDFAVAFIDMIMPVMDGWRLSADINSDITINGTKLFLMIPEGAMGRDAKMKLLDWFNGYLYKPVKMQMLEALLKDAVADPLELPPADIPEKPPVSVEELPVAVEELPVAAEEPRNAPAPQKTEPSVGCSVLAVEDHPVNRKIITTFLSGFGAVVYTAENGREAIRVVREHPDISIVFMDIQMPVMNGLDAAVALRKQGYPGIIIACTANSDPADFREYGRSGMDDTLVKPFKKQTLKAMLDKWTGAAAQTAALQTAAPSANAVRTQRKQPLWDKTELLKSFGNDEPFIADLIREYMKQTDSLLTLLRAGGTPGDADSSRRAAHTLKGSSAAIYARPLAQSAERLEQAYKDGNAANADALLAEFGSLYAAFAEEFRSKGKIS
- a CDS encoding histidinol-phosphatase, with amino-acid sequence MKTNYHTHTTFCDGNDTPEAMLQAALQKGFDVFGFSGHSMYPFAAEWHIAPRNFDTYKEEIRRLKAAYGARIGVLYGFEADYLPPLSKPHRALYDALQPDFLIGSVHYITENPDAQPAACRWFTADGPVKEVADGIQDVFGGDGKKAVQTYFSLQRDMMRNGEFDIAGHIDVIRKRNGTLRFFDETEPWYKRELAATAEIAAKTGVIVEINTGGIARKAIDDCYPSAAFLAQLRRYDVPVTVCSDAHAARDVDCAFDLARRKALDAGYRETAYLLPAEGGVPRRCTAEL
- a CDS encoding TraR/DksA family transcriptional regulator, translating into MEKEFVSEMKEKLLEQKKEIIDSLLENNADFRQLVEGGEARDCIDEASDVVDRKMLEALGTKDTNRLNAINAALSRIELGKYGLCMKCGKPIPEARLRAIPFAMLCIDCKAADERRNR
- the infA gene encoding translation initiation factor IF-1; its protein translation is MAKEEAIEVEGIVREALPNTMFRVELQNKHVILAHLSGKMRKHYIRIVPGDSVKVALSPYDLNRGRIIFRER
- a CDS encoding DnaJ domain-containing protein, producing MDDLYAVLGVPKTATADELKKAYRDAAFKYHPDRNPGDALAEEKFKNINAAYDVLGDPSKRAQYDRYGAAGQNPYASQTQNRPYGSAGQTGDPFWDMFGGYGGGSYGNTDSGRRYTYTWTNDSAEDYKPTKSAAFASFIKYACIFLLGVFFFRYSWFIFPFGPILSIAAIANGITGAVRSILYILKPKPRQ
- a CDS encoding Smr/MutS family protein, encoding MMDFEDILAQWDEQCRRNARGARKNDDNVPRKRLANASDRNKTAAVGSASVSASDGTRGDKTRGGGITQSGGNSCGNGSPCGSGGDRYAGEQPRVNPMDLWLRRYGVVDKDAAAAASLERERAQNREYLKSLPPEAKVDLHGLTRDEAWARLDSFIGDCAHRGLRKVLIVHGKGNHSSDKAGDSVLSAMVRSFIECDKRLGISGHPDKKLGGTGATWVIIRKK